In one window of Acidobacteriota bacterium DNA:
- a CDS encoding heparinase II/III family protein: MTGRRGIGPALALGLVLSAAAWPAPRGGAPDRVFPHPFISAAAADVPALKAATARLMEMPDGEIVRLIPELAPIRLVGCPNCQGGAQDTSLEVWTIEDPDHVRCRYCGERYPNERYPLNGVLEFVNPRGQRQSYRYYDGGSEKRRYFFEGVIAAQAGQYLAERAYDLALLYGATGEKAYAHKAAVILDRFAQVYPGWPVHGNVGNYANWKTFHDAPPYPAQSGKWGRWIHDEFMTELALAYDLIHESPAFAELGAAAGTDVRRRIENDLFRAQVELVRQYPRYIGASGQNGTAAGLIAIGRAIEEPECVHDGVARFRDAFAGWFHADGLLMSGSPAYTLQMLSALESPAQMAKGYSDPPGYVHPGDGLHFEGLDLGASSVALERSRAALRSLVLPDGRYAPVHDSWARKPYTQVQPPQESRAALLPATGHAVLGRGAGAEQAQVHLHFGDHAGHAHADELNLELFAHGREMLGEIGYSHTKLRPWAMSTLAHNTVVVDRFNQVITQGWLPVSWARLDRFEKTSFDPGENVFGSLLLYDTEDGKVQIAEAEAVRGYRGFVPGLKEYRRLVALVGISPADAYVVDVFRVTGGREHLWAAHGSVDQGQEIETSLTLQPREGTLLGPGTEYAAGRDPELDGESFKGAVYGLVDGLSSASADGAWSAAWRFADDPRLGLNLTMLGSPGRRVTVGRAPSVVPAGEDNAKVDGFKMPLLLVEDRNEESVFIAVWEPFRGRPRISAVRQLEFRGERGRSLGLTVEIGDRTDYILIDPDGNAMRETRDGGLSFQGRFGLVSEVKGKPLSMHLTGGTILAKGRLALRGRPLPEGKVVNIRRESGKEFFETEARLPEGGRLRNRWLLLRRPDGRTRAYRILDVRTSGDRSLILPEGGTGLESVPDPAGPRRTPGKFRDIYFPHSEFDGGLGSFTILDAAWTED, from the coding sequence ATGACCGGCCGAAGGGGCATCGGGCCCGCCCTGGCGCTCGGCCTGGTCTTGTCGGCGGCGGCCTGGCCGGCGCCTCGGGGCGGGGCGCCTGACCGCGTCTTCCCCCATCCTTTTATATCGGCGGCCGCGGCGGACGTCCCGGCCCTGAAGGCCGCGACGGCCCGCCTGATGGAGATGCCGGACGGCGAGATCGTCCGGCTCATCCCGGAACTGGCGCCGATCAGGCTGGTCGGCTGTCCCAACTGCCAGGGCGGGGCCCAGGACACGTCGCTCGAGGTCTGGACGATCGAGGACCCGGATCACGTCCGGTGCCGGTATTGCGGCGAGAGATACCCCAACGAACGCTATCCCCTTAACGGCGTCCTGGAATTCGTCAATCCCCGGGGCCAGCGGCAATCCTACCGCTACTATGACGGCGGCAGCGAAAAACGGCGCTATTTCTTCGAGGGCGTTATCGCCGCGCAGGCCGGCCAATATCTGGCCGAACGAGCCTACGACCTTGCCCTTCTTTATGGGGCGACCGGGGAAAAGGCCTATGCCCACAAGGCGGCCGTGATCCTGGACCGCTTCGCCCAGGTCTATCCAGGCTGGCCCGTCCACGGCAACGTGGGCAACTACGCCAACTGGAAGACCTTCCACGACGCGCCTCCCTACCCGGCCCAGAGCGGGAAATGGGGCCGCTGGATCCACGACGAGTTCATGACCGAGCTGGCGCTCGCCTATGACCTCATTCACGAGAGCCCCGCCTTCGCGGAGCTGGGCGCCGCGGCCGGGACCGACGTCCGCAGACGGATCGAGAACGACCTGTTCCGGGCCCAGGTGGAGCTGGTCCGGCAATATCCCCGGTATATCGGGGCCTCAGGCCAGAACGGCACGGCCGCGGGCCTTATCGCGATCGGACGCGCCATCGAGGAGCCGGAATGCGTCCATGACGGCGTGGCCCGGTTCCGGGACGCTTTCGCCGGATGGTTCCACGCCGACGGCCTGCTGATGAGCGGCTCGCCCGCGTACACCCTTCAGATGCTCAGCGCGCTGGAGAGCCCGGCCCAGATGGCCAAGGGCTACTCCGATCCTCCGGGCTACGTCCATCCCGGGGACGGCCTGCACTTCGAAGGCCTCGACCTGGGAGCGAGCTCCGTCGCGCTCGAGCGCTCCCGCGCCGCCCTGCGGAGCCTGGTCCTGCCCGATGGCCGTTACGCGCCCGTTCACGATTCCTGGGCCAGGAAACCGTACACGCAGGTGCAGCCGCCGCAGGAGTCCCGGGCGGCTCTGCTGCCCGCGACCGGCCACGCCGTGCTCGGGCGGGGGGCCGGGGCGGAACAGGCGCAGGTCCACCTCCACTTCGGGGACCATGCCGGGCACGCCCACGCCGACGAGCTCAACCTCGAGCTCTTTGCCCACGGGCGGGAGATGCTCGGGGAGATCGGCTACAGCCATACGAAGCTGCGTCCCTGGGCCATGAGCACCCTGGCCCACAACACCGTCGTCGTCGATCGCTTCAACCAGGTCATCACCCAAGGCTGGCTGCCCGTTTCCTGGGCCCGGCTGGACCGCTTCGAAAAGACCTCGTTCGACCCCGGGGAGAACGTTTTCGGCAGCCTGCTCCTCTATGACACGGAAGACGGCAAGGTCCAGATCGCCGAGGCGGAGGCCGTTCGGGGCTACCGCGGGTTCGTTCCCGGCCTGAAGGAGTACCGCAGGCTCGTCGCGCTCGTCGGCATCTCGCCGGCCGACGCTTACGTGGTCGATGTGTTCCGCGTGACCGGCGGCCGGGAGCATCTCTGGGCGGCTCACGGGAGCGTCGACCAGGGGCAGGAGATCGAGACCAGCCTGACGCTCCAGCCGCGGGAAGGGACCCTCCTCGGACCGGGAACGGAATACGCCGCCGGGCGCGACCCGGAACTGGACGGCGAGAGCTTCAAGGGCGCGGTCTACGGCCTCGTCGACGGGCTCTCCTCGGCTTCGGCGGACGGCGCCTGGAGCGCCGCCTGGCGTTTTGCCGACGATCCCCGGCTGGGGCTGAACCTGACGATGCTGGGAAGCCCCGGGCGCCGGGTCACCGTCGGCCGCGCGCCGTCCGTCGTTCCGGCGGGCGAGGACAACGCCAAGGTCGACGGGTTCAAGATGCCCCTCCTCCTTGTCGAGGACCGGAACGAGGAGAGCGTCTTTATCGCCGTCTGGGAACCGTTCCGCGGCCGGCCCCGGATCTCCGCCGTGCGGCAGCTCGAATTCCGGGGCGAGCGCGGCCGGAGCCTCGGTCTCACCGTCGAGATCGGCGACCGGACGGACTACATCCTCATCGACCCGGACGGGAACGCGATGAGGGAAACCAGGGACGGCGGTCTCTCCTTCCAGGGCCGCTTCGGGCTGGTTTCCGAGGTCAAAGGAAAGCCCCTGTCCATGCACCTGACCGGCGGGACCATCCTGGCCAAAGGCCGGCTGGCGCTTCGCGGCCGTCCCCTGCCGGAGGGAAAGGTCGTCAATATCCGCCGCGAGTCGGGGAAAGAATTCTTCGAAACCGAGGCCAGGCTGCCCGAAGGCGGCCGCCTTCGAAACCGCTGGCTGCTCCTCCGCCGCCCCGACGGCCGCACCCGGGCCTACAGGATCCTGGACGTCAGGACGTCGGGGGACCGCAGCCTGATCCTGCCGGAGGGGGGAACGGGCCTTGAGTCGGTCCCTGATCCGGCCGGCCCGCGTCGGACGCCGGGGAAGTTCCGCGA